The following coding sequences lie in one Amycolatopsis cihanbeyliensis genomic window:
- a CDS encoding histidine phosphatase family protein translates to MSTHLFLVRHGETEWHAENRYAGTSEVALTATGVAQAESLARFLAALPAGRGPGALYCSPQRRALHTARPAARALGLRPVEVADLREVHFGAAEGHTLNEVERELVDEFRADPVRGAFPGSEPPERAAKRGAAALRAIAEAESGAGPVLVVAHNTLLRLTLCELVGIPLRAYRTVFPRVDNCALTELAIDGENTAIRRFNQPTGGRE, encoded by the coding sequence ATGAGCACCCACCTGTTCCTGGTGCGGCACGGCGAGACCGAGTGGCACGCCGAGAACCGCTACGCCGGCACCAGCGAGGTGGCGCTGACCGCCACCGGTGTCGCGCAGGCGGAGTCGCTGGCCCGCTTCCTGGCGGCGCTGCCCGCCGGGCGCGGGCCGGGAGCGCTGTACTGCTCCCCGCAGCGACGCGCCCTGCACACCGCCCGACCGGCCGCCCGCGCGCTCGGCCTGCGCCCGGTCGAGGTGGCGGACCTGCGCGAGGTGCACTTCGGCGCGGCGGAGGGCCACACCCTGAACGAGGTGGAAAGGGAGCTGGTCGACGAGTTCCGCGCCGACCCGGTGCGCGGGGCCTTTCCCGGATCGGAGCCGCCGGAGCGGGCCGCGAAGCGGGGCGCCGCCGCGCTGCGCGCCATCGCGGAGGCCGAGTCCGGCGCCGGTCCGGTGCTGGTGGTCGCGCACAACACCCTGCTCCGGCTGACCCTGTGCGAGCTGGTCGGCATCCCGCTGCGCGCCTACCGCACGGTGTTCCCCCGGGTGGACAACTGCGCCCTCACCGAACTCGCCATCGATGGCGAGAACACCGCGATTCGGCGGTTCAACCAGCCGACCGGTGGCCGGGAGTGA
- a CDS encoding HAD family hydrolase encodes MALAAVVFDMDGVLVDSEHLWEENWAAYAARHGVEWTDADTATVQGMSAPEWAGYLAERSGTPETAEQVERAVVDGMIAAIEAGEAPLLPGAGAMVRDCAAKVPVALASSAARRVIDAILHTHGLTGEFTATVSSAEVPRGKPSPDVYLAAAERLGHGGAECLGVEDSSNGIRAAAAAGLTVVALPNPAYPPKPDALELASAVAADNDDVRRKLLAYLAGELVGRGA; translated from the coding sequence ATGGCACTGGCCGCGGTCGTGTTCGACATGGACGGGGTCCTCGTCGACAGCGAACACCTCTGGGAAGAGAACTGGGCCGCGTACGCGGCGCGGCACGGGGTCGAGTGGACCGACGCCGACACGGCCACGGTGCAGGGGATGAGCGCCCCGGAGTGGGCCGGTTACCTTGCCGAGCGCAGCGGTACCCCGGAAACCGCCGAGCAGGTGGAGCGGGCCGTGGTGGACGGCATGATCGCCGCGATCGAGGCGGGCGAGGCCCCGCTACTGCCCGGTGCCGGCGCGATGGTGCGGGACTGCGCGGCCAAGGTGCCGGTGGCGCTGGCCTCCTCGGCCGCCCGCAGGGTGATCGACGCGATCCTGCACACCCACGGGCTGACCGGCGAGTTCACCGCCACCGTCTCCAGCGCCGAGGTGCCGAGGGGCAAGCCGAGCCCGGACGTCTACCTCGCCGCGGCGGAGCGACTCGGGCACGGCGGCGCCGAATGCCTCGGGGTGGAGGACTCCAGCAACGGCATTCGCGCGGCGGCGGCCGCCGGGTTGACCGTGGTCGCGCTGCCCAACCCGGCCTACCCGCCGAAACCGGACGCGCTGGAGCTGGCCAGCGCCGTGGCGGCGGACAACGACGACGTGCGCAGGAAACTGCTGGCCTACCTGGCCGGCGAGCTGGTGGGGAGGGGAGCATGA
- a CDS encoding dihydroxyacetone kinase family protein: MTVLGTAETFKRDWLDGFVTAYGRTVRKVPDAYGVIGRQVPRRGKVAVVIGGGCGHYPAFAGLVGPGLADGAVVGDVFTSPSAEQVYRTARAAEGGAGVLFGYGNYQGDVLHFGLAARRLAAEGIDSRTVLVTDDIASGPAERAERRRGVAGDLLVFKIAGAAAERGDDLAGVHAAAIKANASTRTFGVAFGGCTLPGAAEPLFTVDDGAMELGLGIHGEPGVRTVGRLGARALADELVDGLLPELPAHDGRVVALLNGLGRTKYEEMFVAYTRVHERLAAAGLSPLHTEVGEFVTSLDMAGVSLTVMVLDDELAGLYAAPCDTPGYRSTGAVLDRVEPESTVDDYPADATRGGVVDRVLTAALESVEDNEEELGRLDAVAADGDHGLGISRGMRAAVVAARHAEAAGAGVPDALLRAGTALADAAGGASGALYGVLLAETGAGLRGLPEITAGALAGAVDRAAHAFVQLGGAEPGEKTMLDAIEPFRVTLRAEADAGSGLERAWRKAALAASTAAADTANLVPAKGRAARLAEKSKGHADPGATSFALIVTAVGEELGKDG, from the coding sequence ATGACCGTCCTCGGCACGGCGGAGACCTTCAAGCGCGACTGGCTGGACGGCTTCGTCACCGCATACGGCCGGACGGTGCGCAAGGTGCCGGACGCCTACGGGGTGATCGGCAGGCAGGTGCCGCGGCGGGGAAAGGTGGCCGTGGTGATCGGCGGTGGCTGCGGGCACTACCCGGCCTTCGCCGGGCTGGTCGGGCCCGGCCTCGCCGACGGCGCCGTGGTGGGTGACGTGTTCACCAGCCCGAGTGCCGAGCAGGTCTACCGCACCGCACGGGCCGCCGAGGGCGGTGCCGGGGTGCTCTTCGGCTACGGCAACTACCAGGGCGATGTGCTGCACTTCGGGCTGGCCGCGCGCAGGCTGGCCGCCGAGGGCATCGACAGCCGCACCGTCCTGGTCACCGACGACATCGCCAGCGGGCCCGCCGAGCGGGCCGAGCGCAGGCGCGGCGTGGCGGGTGACCTCCTGGTCTTCAAGATCGCCGGGGCGGCCGCGGAGCGCGGCGACGACCTTGCCGGGGTACACGCGGCCGCGATCAAGGCCAACGCGAGCACCCGGACCTTCGGCGTCGCCTTCGGCGGCTGCACCCTTCCGGGGGCGGCCGAGCCGCTGTTCACGGTGGACGACGGCGCCATGGAGCTTGGCCTCGGCATCCACGGTGAGCCCGGGGTGCGCACGGTCGGCAGGCTGGGGGCCCGCGCGCTGGCCGACGAGCTGGTCGACGGCCTGCTGCCGGAGTTGCCCGCGCACGACGGCCGGGTGGTGGCGCTGCTCAACGGGCTCGGCCGCACCAAGTACGAGGAGATGTTCGTCGCCTACACCCGGGTGCACGAGCGGCTGGCCGCCGCCGGGCTGAGCCCGCTGCACACCGAGGTCGGCGAGTTCGTCACCTCGCTGGACATGGCCGGGGTCTCGCTCACCGTCATGGTGCTGGACGACGAGCTCGCCGGGCTGTACGCCGCGCCCTGCGACACCCCCGGCTACCGCAGTACCGGCGCGGTGCTGGACCGGGTCGAGCCGGAGTCCACCGTGGACGACTATCCCGCCGATGCCACCCGCGGCGGCGTGGTGGACCGGGTGTTGACCGCCGCGCTGGAGTCCGTCGAGGACAACGAGGAGGAGCTGGGCAGGCTGGACGCGGTCGCCGCGGACGGCGACCACGGGCTGGGCATCAGCAGGGGCATGCGGGCCGCCGTGGTCGCCGCGCGGCACGCGGAGGCGGCAGGCGCCGGTGTCCCCGATGCCCTGCTGCGCGCCGGTACGGCGCTGGCTGATGCCGCGGGCGGCGCTTCCGGCGCGCTGTACGGGGTGCTGCTCGCCGAGACCGGTGCCGGGCTGCGCGGCCTGCCCGAGATCACCGCGGGTGCGCTGGCCGGTGCGGTGGACCGGGCCGCGCACGCCTTCGTGCAACTCGGCGGGGCGGAGCCGGGGGAGAAGACGATGCTGGACGCGATCGAACCCTTCCGGGTGACCCTGCGTGCCGAGGCGGACGCGGGCAGCGGCCTCGAGCGGGCATGGCGCAAGGCCGCCCTCGCCGCGAGCACGGCGGCGGCGGACACCGCGAACCTGGTGCCCGCCAAGGGAAGGGCGGCTCGGCTGGCGGAGAAGAGCAAGGGCCACGCCGACCCGGGGGCGACCTCGTTCGCGCTCATCGTCACGGCGGTCGGCGAGGAGTTGGGAAAGGACGGCTGA
- a CDS encoding ribose-5-phosphate isomerase, which yields MRIVVAADNAGVELKNVVADLLRTDARVTEVTDLGVADAADDRAYPVLGLAAAEAIARGEADRGVLVCGTGIGVAISANKVPGVRATVAHDSYSAERSIKSNDCQIITFGARVIGPELAKKIVTEWVGHRFDPESASASKVAHITDYERAHAAS from the coding sequence ATGCGGATCGTGGTCGCGGCGGACAATGCCGGTGTGGAGCTCAAGAACGTGGTGGCCGACCTGCTGCGCACGGACGCGCGGGTGACCGAGGTGACCGACCTCGGGGTGGCGGACGCGGCCGACGACCGGGCGTACCCGGTGCTCGGGCTCGCCGCCGCCGAGGCGATCGCCCGCGGCGAGGCCGACCGGGGTGTGCTGGTCTGCGGAACCGGCATCGGCGTGGCGATCTCGGCGAACAAGGTCCCGGGCGTGCGGGCCACGGTGGCGCACGACTCCTACTCCGCCGAGCGCTCGATCAAGTCCAACGACTGCCAGATCATCACCTTCGGTGCGCGGGTGATCGGTCCGGAGCTGGCCAAGAAGATCGTCACCGAGTGGGTCGGTCACCGGTTCGACCCGGAATCGGCCAGCGCGAGCAAGGTCGCGCACATCACCGACTACGAGCGGGCCCACGCGGCCTCCTGA